In Accipiter gentilis chromosome 21, bAccGen1.1, whole genome shotgun sequence, one DNA window encodes the following:
- the NIT2 gene encoding omega-amidase NIT2 → MQAARGAMANFRLALIQLHVSAVKSDNLQRACGLVREASAKGAKVVALPECFNSPYGTQYFKEYAEKIPGESTQMLSEVAKECSIYLVGGSIPEEDDGKLYNTCTVFGPDGAILAKHRKVHLFDINVPGKIQFKESETLSPGNSFSVFDTPYCKVGLGICYDIRFAEMAQIYGQKGCQLLIYPGAFNLTTGPAHWELLQRGRAVDNQVYVATVSPARDEKASYVAWGHSTVVNPWGEVIAKAGAEEAVIYTDIDLKKLTEIRQQIPILSQKRHDLYGIEMKK, encoded by the exons ACTTCCGCCTGGCTCTTATTCAGCTTCATGTATCTGCTGTTAAATCAGATAATCTTCAGCGAGCCTGTGGACTGGTGAGAGAAGCGTCAGCTAAAGGAGCAAAAGTTGTGGCTCTACCT GAATGCTTTAATTCTCCATATGGAACTCAGTACTTTAAGGAGTATGCAGAGAAGATCCCTGGCGAATCAACACAAATGCTTTCAGAAGTTGCAAAGGAGTGCAGCATATATCTCGTTGGAG GATCCATTCCAGAAGAGGATGATGGAAAACTGTATAATACATGTACTGTCTTTGGGCCTGATGGTGCTATATTGGCAAAGCACAGGAAG GTTCATTTATTTGACATTAATGTTCCTGGAAAGATACAGTTCAAAGAGTCTGAAACATTGAGTCCAGGGAATAGTTTCTCCGTGTTTGATACTC CATACTGTAAAGTAGGCCTGGGCATCTGCTATGATATCAGATTTGCTGAGATGGCTCAAATCTACGGACAGAAAG GTTGCCAGCTGCTGATATATCCAGGGGCTTTTAACCTAACAACAGGACCAGCTCATTGGGAACTTCTACAAAGGGGACG AGCTGTTGATAATCAAGTCTACGTAGCTACAGTATCTCCTGCTAGAGATGAAAAAGCATCCTATGTTGCCTGGGGACACAGCACTGTAGTAAATCCATG GGGTGAAGTCATAGCCAAAGCTGGGGCTGAGGAAGCAGTTATTTACACAGACATAG ATTTGAAGAAACTCACAGAAATACGTCAGCAAATTCCTATTTTAAGCCAGAAGCGTCATGATCTCTATGGCATAGAGATGAAAAAGTGA